A DNA window from Chryseobacterium sp. MEBOG06 contains the following coding sequences:
- a CDS encoding helix-turn-helix transcriptional regulator, with protein MNENDTKRLSRLTAILIQLQTKRLLTAPGLAEKFDVSVRTIYRDIRALEQAGVPILTEEGKGYTLMEGYRIPPVMFTENQANALILAEQLVLKNKDTSFIKDYTEAVDKIKAVLRQSEKDKANLLADRTRFEQNINRERSSSTISQLQNALTNFQLIKIKYTNGQNKMTIRMLEPFALISTTENWLLIAWCRLRMEFRYFRLDRIKNMEILEEKFEPHKMTLQEYFDKNY; from the coding sequence ATGAATGAAAACGACACTAAACGGCTTTCAAGACTGACAGCAATTTTAATACAATTGCAGACGAAACGACTTCTGACAGCCCCGGGCCTTGCTGAAAAATTTGATGTGAGCGTTAGAACAATTTACAGGGATATCAGAGCGTTGGAACAGGCAGGAGTTCCCATTCTTACAGAAGAAGGAAAAGGATATACTCTGATGGAAGGATATAGGATTCCACCAGTTATGTTTACTGAAAACCAAGCCAATGCATTAATTCTTGCTGAACAGCTGGTACTGAAGAATAAGGATACTTCTTTCATTAAGGATTACACTGAAGCTGTTGATAAAATAAAAGCAGTACTAAGACAGTCGGAAAAAGACAAAGCCAATTTGCTTGCAGACCGCACGCGTTTTGAGCAGAATATAAACAGAGAAAGAAGCAGCAGTACTATTTCACAGCTGCAGAATGCACTGACTAACTTTCAGCTGATCAAAATAAAATATACTAACGGACAAAACAAAATGACAATCAGAATGCTTGAACCGTTTGCCCTTATCAGTACTACAGAAAACTGGCTGCTTATTGCCTGGTGCCGGCTTCGTATGGAATTCAGGTATTTCCGGCTTGACAGGATTAAGAACATGGAAATTCTTGAGGAGAAATTCGAGCCTCATAAAATGACCCTGCAAGAGTATTTTGATAAAAATTACTGA
- a CDS encoding SDR family NAD(P)-dependent oxidoreductase translates to MSKTVLITGASKGFGKTWAEAFLAKGYNVAATARNVETLNDLKEKYGDSVLPLTLDVDKREESLSVVQKVHEHFKSIDILINNAGYALTGAVEETNEQEARAQFETNFFGTLWLTQAVLPIMRNQKSGHIIQVSSILGLATLPTMGLYNASKFAIEGLSETLATEVKEFGIHVTLVEPNGYASNIWHTGINTQSNPAYDKLKKAFAKSENSFGEVEATAPAIIKLAETENPPLRLLLGKVALPFVKQNYEQRLKVWEEWNEVSVEAHG, encoded by the coding sequence TAGCAAAAGGATACAACGTGGCAGCTACAGCCAGAAACGTAGAAACACTTAATGATTTAAAAGAAAAATACGGAGATTCTGTATTGCCCCTAACATTGGATGTTGATAAGAGAGAAGAGTCCTTATCTGTTGTTCAGAAAGTACATGAACATTTTAAATCAATTGACATCCTGATCAATAATGCCGGCTATGCTTTAACCGGTGCTGTTGAAGAAACAAACGAACAGGAAGCCAGAGCTCAGTTTGAAACCAATTTCTTTGGAACACTGTGGCTTACACAAGCGGTTCTTCCTATTATGAGAAATCAGAAAAGTGGGCATATTATTCAGGTTTCTTCTATTTTAGGATTGGCAACTTTGCCGACAATGGGGCTTTATAATGCATCAAAATTTGCCATTGAGGGGCTAAGTGAAACACTGGCAACAGAAGTGAAAGAATTCGGCATTCATGTTACTTTGGTAGAGCCTAATGGTTATGCTTCCAATATCTGGCATACAGGAATCAATACCCAAAGTAACCCTGCTTATGATAAACTTAAAAAGGCATTTGCAAAATCTGAAAACTCTTTCGGAGAAGTAGAAGCTACAGCACCTGCAATCATAAAACTAGCCGAAACAGAAAATCCACCTTTACGTTTATTACTTGGGAAAGTTGCGCTTCCATTTGTAAAACAAAATTATGAACAGCGTTTAAAAGTATGGGAAGAATGGAATGAGGTTTCAGTAGAAGCCCACGGATAA